One part of the Desulfuromonas sp. genome encodes these proteins:
- a CDS encoding cold-shock protein, translating to MADGTVKWFNDAKGFGFIEQDNGPDVFVHFSSIEGDGFKSLVEGDRVSFEVTEGQKGPQASAVVKV from the coding sequence ATGGCTGATGGTACTGTCAAATGGTTCAACGATGCTAAGGGTTTCGGCTTCATCGAGCAGGACAACGGACCCGACGTGTTCGTCCACTTTTCTTCGATCGAAGGCGACGGTTTCAAATCCCTGGTTGAAGGGGACCGCGTGAGCTTCGAAGTCACCGAGGGCCAGAAAGGCCCCCAGGCCTCCGCGGTGGTGAAGGTCTAG